Genomic segment of Triticum aestivum cultivar Chinese Spring chromosome 6A, IWGSC CS RefSeq v2.1, whole genome shotgun sequence:
ccatgcggagtcgtcggcgatgaaggtgagagtgccgagacggatctcttgaccctcgatcaaaactccagcagacaccatgatgaaaatacttggaagaatcgcaacttctccacaaaatcgctaaaacacctgccccacggtgggcgccaactgtcgtggttctaagcctgacagtagagtggggggtaggtatggagaggcaaggtcctagctatggagaggttgtaagcacaaaggatgtacgagttcaggcccttctcggaagaagtaacagccctacgtctcggagcccggaggtggtcgagtggattatgaatgtatggattacaaggtgccgaacccctctgcctgtggaggggggtggcttatatagagtgcgccaggaccccagccagcccacgcaggagagggtttaaggtgggttaagtctggggcgttactggtaacgccccacataaagtgcctttactatcataaagtctacttaattacaggccgttgcggtgcagagtgcctcttgacctcctagtggtcgagtgagtcttcgtggtcgagtccttcaggccagtcgagtgagtcttcgttggtcgagtgagtcctcgttggtcgactgggaggcgacctcttctagggatgtcctagggtgagttacttggaacaggtccgtgaccctaccctaggtacatgaccccatcacgtAGGCTACCACTTGTAAGAATAACAGTGGCATAAAAAGGCCAACAAATGCCGGTTTAGAAAGAAAAAAATTGCAGACATGCTTCCAATTTTAGCAACTCTAGTGGATAAAACATACCTTAGCTCTCAAGTCAGGAAATAGTCAAACGAAAAAATGTACTTCTTATAAGTAGTAGAGATGAAGTCATAAGGATCATGATTCAAGATATTCGGAGAAACATGGTTGGTCTCTCTGTATGATGCGAATTTCGTCACCTCTACCAAAATGGTCGTGCGTAGTATGTAATGTAGAGTGCAATaatgaaataaaataaatgatATGAGAATTTACCATGACCACGAAATATCCTACattcgtcatcatcataatcaacatgcATTTTTTGCTTCTCTTGTATGTGGTCCAAGTTTTCTATCAGAAAAACATGTTAACTCAATTGTAGATAAGGACGGTATGAAAATGCTCATGTAAAATTACAATTGCCATGTATCTGTTGGACAAACAAATACACTTATGCAAACTTCAGTTTTTTTTAGTAAAACTTATGCGAACTTTATTTTTTTCACTAAAACTTATGCAAACTTCTGGGTTTTTTCACGTAATTTCATGACTGCAAGTAAGGTCTTGGTGCAACGAATTTGTCTGCGAGTTCACTATGTAGTCGTGAGTTGGCCATGTAATAACCGGTAGTCAGTACTTAAAAAACAGGGATGTCTGTTGCAAGTACGCGAAAATCagtgaaaaaataaagaaaaaaagaaggcattGGTTGCCTGAAACCCAACTGTGTGTGCTCCAGCGCGCCTCTGTTTCTCATTGCCTCATCTCTAGTACGTGTACTTCTAGATGTGTCACCACCAGCGAGGTAGCGATGACAGTAAAAAAACAACACTCGATGCTTATCTGATTAGTGTGTGCGTGTGGCGCGTTCGCGTGAAGGCGAGCATCTCCGTCGTTCAGGCCTGCGAGCGGCCGCGGCGACCGTGTCCTCTCACAGCTGGGTGGTGTTGTCAACGCAGGTGAATCAGTCGTCCAACTTTGAGGCGGCGCCCTCCATGCACCGGGGCGCCCCCCACTCGATTTTTTTGACCCGCTTATACTGGTCCAGGATACTCAGCGTTGCCCCCACTTGAAGGGCGTCGGCGGTGGGTGGTTGTCAGTGGGTATTGTGGACGGAGCTGAAGTCGACGCGGATGCCGATGGTTCCCGGAGAACATGCCAGGACGTGAACGAAGTCGTTGCAGTCAGTAGAAAAGTGACCTGGCCTCCAAACAGAAGACGAAAGCGGCGACGGCACGTGTCTGTGTGTTCGGAGGAAGCCGCAGCTCCTCCTCGCGTGTCTCCCACTGTGGCTTTGCGTGGGTGGTGGGCTGGTGACGGCAGGCGACTCGCGATCGCGATTCCCAAGACGATAGGATGCGCTCGCGATTAGTTTTCTAATAATTAGATGTGTTCATGATTAGTTATCTAATAGGAAGTgtccgtgattagtttcctaataattagatgcgtCCATGATTAATTTCTTAATAGAATGCGCGCGTGATTATTTTCCTAATAATAGGTTGCGCCCGTGATTAATTTTCTAATAATTAGATGCGCCCGTGATTAGTTTTTTAATACGAGTGTCCGtgattatagtttcctaattgaCTGGACATGGACTTTCATATTTTCCTCCgcggtggagtacggtcagtcaatataaattgctaagtgcacacaaaGAATAAATTAGGTTAAGACTAGCCGTTAGATTGAGTTTAGTGAGACTAATCATGCGGTGGTAATGTATTCGTGTACGTTTTATGGGGTGCACTTAGAGAAGATAATGTTTGCTCTTTTATAAGTAGTATAGATAAGTGCACACAGAGAACAAATTAGGTTAAGGCTAGCTATTAGATTAAGTTTAGTGGCTAATCATACGATGGTAATGTATTCGTGTATGTTTTGTGGGATGCACTTAGAAAAGATAATGTTTGCTTTTTTATAAGTAGTATAGAAGTATAGAATAGATATAGGTAGTATAGATGCCGGTGAGCGTCGGACAGCGATTCTGCTAGAGCGGTTTTCTCGGCCAAAAGTTAGGTTGCTGGACGATTATGCTTGACGGGTGGAGTTGCTGTAAAACAGTAGTAGATCGCTGCATAGAATCGCCTCCATCTGCAACGGCAGAAGTGCCGAACGCCCCGCGCTTTTCGCTCTTTGAATCCGTCCCACCCAACGGCCGCAACCCAATTCAACCATTCATCCACCACGCCTGGAGGCGCGTCTCCGGCACCGATCGACCCCCGCGCCGTGTGCGCCCACCGTAGGTAGCCAGGACCGGCTGGCGCGTGgcggggcggcgatgcaatccTCGGCCGTGCGCGCCACCCCGCAGTGGCTGCGTGGCCTGCTGTCGGAGGAATTCTTCGACGCGTGCGCCGTGCACCCGGCGGAGCGCAAGAACGACAAGAACCACTTCTGCGCGGACTGCGCCGCCGCCCTCTGTCGCCACTGCCTCCCCCACGATCCCTCCCACAACGTCCTCCAGGTAATACATTTGCGAGCGACGCTTGGTGATCAGATGTCCTCACCTCGCCGTGCTCTGATCGGTCTTGTTATCTGGTATGAGGGGGGCAAAAAAGATCTGGAAGTACGCGTCCTGCTTCGTCGTCCGCGTCGACGACCTGAAACTGTTCGACTGCACCGGCATCCAGGTACGCACACCAAGATCGCCCAATTCAGGCGTGGCCGTTCTGTTTCTCGATCGGCGCTCAAATGCATGCGCGGCCGCATGCAGTCGCACACGGTGAGCGATCACGAGGTGGTGTTCCTGAACGAGCGCACGGCGAGGAAGCGCTCGGCCTGCGCCGAGAACCCCTGCGCCGCGTGCGCCCGGCCGCTCTCGTCAGGGCACGAGTACTGCTCCCTCTTCTGCAAGGTAAACGCCATGTTGTCGTCTGGAAGTATGCCTAGTGTCACGTACGTGCGTGCACAGTTTGACTCGAAGAACTGGGGGACGCGTGCATGTAGGTGAAGCATCTGGGGGAGAGCGAGCGGGGGCTGAGATGCGCGTTACGCGTGAACAGGAAGGCGGCCGCCGCGGGCGAGGAGGCTGCCGGGTCGGAGCCGCAGAACGGGAAGCGGCCGAGGGCGGCGTCGTCGGAGGCGGAGCCGAGCTGTGGCGGGTCGTCCGGTAAGCGGAGCCGGAAGCAGCTAGCGCCGGCTCGCTCACCATTCTGTTGAGGAAGTGGGCCGGGCTGTTGGGCCTTAGACGTATTCCCGGGTCATTGTAGTTGGGCTGTTGTTGTTCTTCGTTATACTtctgttgtcattttcatatatatatattttagGGCAACTACAAAAAACTTTTTAGGGACCCCTCCAAAAATATTTTTTAGGGGAAgtcattttcattttctttagaGGCTGTGAAAAAAGTACACCTTAGTGCAATATTGTGTTCTTCGGCATTTACGTTGGTTAATTTTAGTGAAACCAGCAGGTAAATTTGCAGGAACTGTGTAGGGTTGTCCAAAAATGTTTTTTCACGGGTTGTCCAAAAACTTTTTTTCACTCGAACCATGAAATGTGTGGTTCGTGGGAGCTATAGATCGAATCAATGAAGCAAATCGAAATGTATCAATTGCCGTCGGTTTTTTGTGACACCCCCTCCCCCTGCCTAGATTTGGCGTCGTTGTCGAATGTTCCTCTTTTCCAAGGATGATTTTTTTCCACATAGGTTTGTATGTTTAAAAAGGTCATCCGGCCAACCACATTGCTCCATGACGCTTTCTTGTTTGCTCCCCTCctcccacacccacacacacaatTCTCTCTTGCTAATTCCCATCACTGCATCTTTGTCCGCCCACGATCTCCTCTCTTCCTTCTTTTTAGTGGGATTCTCCACATTTCATGCTTCTTCTCCTACTCCACCTTGATGAAAGCGCATGAAGATCTCACGACTCAGGAATCATCTTGAAGCTCGAGGTGGGGCTCGGCACTAGAGGTCCCAAATGCGTCGAGCTTGGGGAGAATGATGCCCAAGGGTGGATGGGTCTAGGCAGCTCACATGTTGATAGTTGGACTGCCAGAGGTAGCAGGTTTGAGGTTATTTTTTCTACTTTGCACATGTTTTTTCAACATACTCATATactttttgctatgttcacgttgGTGTCATATTGCGATAACTCGAATTATTTGTTGCAAATGACTTGGCTCATGCTACAAAGGCATATTTGTTGTTGTTGCATGTTGTACTGATTTTGTATGATGCATACACTGGTTTCCTATGTTgaaagtgaaagtgcgttatatcaactagaggggggtgaataggcgatttttatgaattcttcactaaggaatttgcaggtgaggaaattccttagcgaagaactactagcagcggaataagtactcaaaagtaaacataacaaaacacaagcatagtcttcatgatgaaatgaagacaagcatagagtacagaaagcgtaagcacaggataggatgaagacaaacagactgaagaaattgaactgaggaaattgagaaagtcttcaatcaaagtcctcaaacacagatacgaacaagcactcaacacagttatgaggaaatggaggagttgaggaaatagaaccagtgagcttggtgaagacaatgatttggtagaccagttccaactgctgtctcagttgtacatctggttggagcggctaggtatttaaacctgaggacacacagtcctcatcgtattctccttgagctaaggtcacacagacctcgcccaatcactcgtggtaagttttcaggtgacttccgaaccttcacaaacttggtcactcggtgatccacaattcctcttggatgctctagaccttgacgcctaaccgtctggaagaagcacagtcttcaaaggtaacaagcgtcggatccacgcaggatcaatctcttcagtgatgctcaatcactttgggtttgtaggtgtttgggtttaggttttcctcacttgatgattttcgctcaaagtcctcggaggatgggatgctctcagatgacaagtgtcagtttctctcggagcagccaaccagctagtggttgtagggggtggctatttatagcctagagaacagaccgacatgataagacataaatgcccttcaatgatatgatcgttaggtgggtagatattttgggacagctggcgcgtagcacagtaacgatcggaattttgagtagcagaatccttagggctatcatgttcctcactatgtagacaatccgcactggcgaattcctaactcctcagtcagaacaaattcctcagagaccagaagaacttcgtctctgtcactgaagaatatgactgaactgtatgagatttccaatggcttcactcgaagggattggtaggtgtaggattttgagttgagcatcacatggaaatttttccttagtatttcctcgaccccctttaacagtatggtgtttcctatgactcaagaaagagaaaatgaaactacgaaaacaaaagtcttcacgcttcatgttcctcgaatgaataccaagtcttcaggattgcaccaatttcttcactttcaaagtcttcaaaaagtcttcagaaatccaaagtctccagtcgaagaacttcattttaagGGGtcaactttctttgtaaatatcaaactcctcatagacttatagacatgtgtacactcaaaaacacattagtccttaacctataagtcttcaatacaccaaaatcactaaggggcactagatgcacttacaatctccccctttttggtgattgatgacaatataggttaagttttcaacggggataaacatatgaagtgtaaatactgatattgaggaatttgattggaagatatagaagaactccccctgaagatgtgcatggtgaagaatttgcttttgaggcattgcacacttgaagagtagaatcatggagatccccccctatatcttgtaattcatacacatatttgacatatcataatgaagaatttgaaatgcatgatgaaatatagtgactgatgtaattcagcatgcgtgcattaacatatatgaggaataagcatgcagaaaaacacatcaaaagtatcagagcaccatcgggtttaagtttacaactcgatccagtaaagtttcagaagagcgagagttgtaacttagcaaataaAATCACCCATATAgacagacccgcttgaagactaactcaaaattctccccctttgtcat
This window contains:
- the LOC123127936 gene encoding protein RGF1 INDUCIBLE TRANSCRIPTION FACTOR 1-like, producing the protein MQSSAVRATPQWLRGLLSEEFFDACAVHPAERKNDKNHFCADCAAALCRHCLPHDPSHNVLQIWKYASCFVVRVDDLKLFDCTGIQSHTVSDHEVVFLNERTARKRSACAENPCAACARPLSSGHEYCSLFCKVKHLGESERGLRCALRVNRKAAAAGEEAAGSEPQNGKRPRAASSEAEPSCGGSSGKRSRKQLAPARSPFC